TGGATCGCCTGCATCCCGAGAAGCCGCCGAAATATTCGCGTGCGGTGCTCGAAACGCTCGCGATCATCGCGTACCGGCAACCTGTCACACGCGGCGACATCGAAGAGATTCGCGGCGTGACGGTCAATACGCAGGTCGTGAAGCAACTCGAGGATCGCGGCTGGATCGAAGTGATCGGTCATCGCGACGTGCCGGGGCGCCCGGCGCTGTATGCGACAACCAAGCAGTTCCTTGACGATCTCGGCCTGAAAGCGCTCGATGATCTGCCCGCGCTCGAAGAGCCGGCTGCGAACATCGAGGCCGCGCTGCTGGCGCAGCAGGCGATGGATTTCGACGAGGGTACGCCGCTTGCCGATGGCGCAATGGGCGACCTCCCGCAAACGGATGAGGCGTCCGCCGGTCAATCGGCCGGATTGCCGGATGATCCCGCGGCGGATGTCGCGTCGACGCACGAAATCGCGAGTCGCGATACGCTCGATGTTGTTCGCGGGCAAACGGAACAAATGGAACAGGCTGGCGCCGAAGCAGTGCCAGCCGGTGTGCAGCCCGAGCCGCTGCATGCGGATTGGAACGAGGAAGATCGCAAGCCGGCTGCCGATGCGGTTGCCGGAGACGGAGCGGAAGCGGCCGGCGACATGCCCGGCGAGGCTGGCCAGGCCGGCGCCCCCCGTTCCCGTCCTGCGGACGACGAGATGCTGGACGACACGTCCGACAGTCTCGCCGATGCCGTACGAAGCGCCAGTGCACCCATCGGTGCCGATGCGCTGCCGGACGACGAAGCAGAACCTGAACAGCGTCGCGCCTGATCGCGGCCAACTTCTTGCCGCGCCCGCGCCGGGCGCGAGACCTGA
This region of Burkholderia contaminans genomic DNA includes:
- the scpB gene encoding SMC-Scp complex subunit ScpB codes for the protein MNTQEAKIVLETALICAQEPLKLGDLRKLFADGVSADTVRTLLEDLKQDWSGRGVELVALATGWRFQSKPAMRHYLDRLHPEKPPKYSRAVLETLAIIAYRQPVTRGDIEEIRGVTVNTQVVKQLEDRGWIEVIGHRDVPGRPALYATTKQFLDDLGLKALDDLPALEEPAANIEAALLAQQAMDFDEGTPLADGAMGDLPQTDEASAGQSAGLPDDPAADVASTHEIASRDTLDVVRGQTEQMEQAGAEAVPAGVQPEPLHADWNEEDRKPAADAVAGDGAEAAGDMPGEAGQAGAPRSRPADDEMLDDTSDSLADAVRSASAPIGADALPDDEAEPEQRRA